GGCCAGATTGGAGGAAATGAATTTTCTCAACATTACACCTTCACTGCTCACCAAAACAGTATTCTTGCGAGTTTCCATCCCTGTATTATGTAGCTAGAGTGCTCTCATTTCACAGTGTATACAGATGAGGTAGAACGTCTATGTACAAGCTGCAGAACGCATAACTGGAATTGCTCTGGTGGTAAATGGCAGTCTGTAATAATATTAGTTCCTGTGCGGCTTGGAGGAGAAGCTCTAAATCCTATTTATATACCCTGTGTTCAGGTAGGAGAACCTATTTTACATGTTGTTTCGTTAAAGGCTGCAActgtttgttgttttaatttaaatgtCAGGTTTTCAGTTTCAATCTAACACAAATCCAGTTTTTAGGTTTCCATTCCTGTTTCTGTTTCagttattttcctctttttatgATTGGCAAAAtctgtttttgttaaaaagtgaAGTGGCTCTTCAGCTCCCATATGCTTTTCTGTGTCTGGTATGGTTGTGTTTCTCAATATTATTAATTTGAGTTAATGTGCAATTTCCTCAGactgaagtttttaaaacttaCTGATATTTTTGTCACCAAAGtatgcaacttttttttattgttaaagaaGTCATGCGCTGATCTTAAGCATTTTTTCATACACATGGTTATGATTCCTCCAGTCTTGTTTTATGTCCAATCattaaaataatgatgatgtaTTTCCTCAGGCTCTTTTAACATTAGATCATTGTATTGGAATCATTGGTGGCCGCCCAAGACATTCTCTTTATTTTGTTGGTTTCCAAGGTAATTTTAAGAAGttagaagaaaaagaagttttcaaatttggaatcttttgaaaacttttctCTTTGTCTACTATTTTGAGCAAAAGAATTAAACTTTTTTCTTCAACAGATGATAAAATGGTTTGTTTAGATCCGCATTATTGTCAATCTGCAGTGGACATGTCAAGTAATAGTTTTCCCACAGAGGTAATTACATTTTGTATAAAAACCAGACCAATATTGGGTGAGGCAGAGTGGGATACATGTAGTGGTTAGAATATGCTGGAATTGCAATCCAGAGGTCCCTCACTAACCATTAGCTTAACCCTTtgagtcccaatatccacatacaaattctccaaactggtagattcatacattttttaaagaatgagttgagagaatgtGGTAAAATATCAAGGTATTTCCTCTTTGgtgttcattttattaattctcataaccttatctcttaacaatgtatggatagtgttaggagaatattgatgttggacaccattgggacttaaaagggTTAATTTTTTCTCATTAGACTCGAGTGCAACCCTCCGTTGCTGGCCTTGCTTGTAAATTACCTGCGGGTAGTTGGTTCAAATGTTTGCTTCTGTCCTTATTTTTGGGTCACGATGTTATACTGCATTACCAGTAATTGTGTTACCCCCCAAAAGTTTTTTCCTTCCCTGTGGTCATAAATGGGTGATAATCCCGAGGGCTAATCCCACGTATGGGCTACAAAGGTATTTGCCACTATAGGATGTGTTTTGTTTAGGGTGTCTATCCTTTATTAGGATATCATTCTTTTCCTTGTTAGGACTGTGTTCTCGATGTGATTGTTAGATAGGGTACCAAAATTCTTCAGCTAAAATTCAAGTGCAGTATAGAGAGGTACTTACATGTGTTAGTATGCCAGTGATttctattttgttaatttttgcttgtttgttttttctcgcCAGTCATTTCACAGTTTTCAGCCCCGCACCATGTCATTCAAAAAGATGGACCCCTCATGTACTATAGGATTTTATTGTGAAACTAAAGCTGAATTCGAGAAGTTTCGTCAGCAAACAACAGAAGTAAGCTCTGTCAACAAGCATTATTATCCCAAACAGGACACTgccttttttataaaaaatattcttcaaCACCACCAATTTGTTGAAAGTTTAGCAGAGCTTTCCGAACCCATCTGGATCCCTTCACCAGTGGTGACGTTTGCTGTGATCAGGGCTACAACCTTCCCCCAATTTATGGAACAATTTTGCAGCCTAATCAAAACAAAATCTCCACTCTGTCACtgcctttttttccatttccatCAAGTTTCAAATTACCCAGTTCCCCATCACAACGCACTGATCAGCCTGTATATTGACACGTGACCATTGGACGATCCTCTTGCTGTGATACAAACAAACTCTGCTCTTTGTTTCATGGCCCTTGACAATGACTCTGTCCTTCATGACCACAGAATAAAATTGTTCTTGAAATCGGCTGAATCGAGAATTGAAACAAGAAGCTCCAAGAACTTGATCTTGAACTCCTTCGACAGGATCCCTAGGGTGGGCCAGTTTTCCTTGTTGACGAAATGCGGGAAATTTTTCCTTGTGCAATCCAGAATCCTGGTAAAGATTGGAATCTCAATCCAAGCTCCACTGACAGCGAATCTAGTACACTAATGTATAAAAAGAGAACTCTCGCCTAAGCAAGACACCCACTTACAACCAGACACCTTCGACAATTAGTGATGTTGAGTTTTGCTCTTGAGTTTTCCTGTAGCCTGCAAGCAGACTCACTTTTGTGAGTTCGGAGAAAAGTTTTGGCGGCAGAGCGGCCATCACATGAGGAGAATGGCCCGAGATGACAGCTCTGCTGCCAAAataattttccccaaatttACACAAGTGagcctgttcgcaggctagttttCCTGTTGACAAACAGTTTTGGAGTAAAAGTATTGCTGTTTTGTTACTTAGGTATTACGGCCTCCAATGCAGCGGGGAGACTATCCAATGTTTATATTTGCGTCACACCCCAAACCACTGGCCCCTGACAGCGTGATACGCAGTGCAGACCTGTCTGAGAGCCTCTTAGAGAGCACAGGGCCTGGGCATGAACTCGAGAAATCACAAGGAAATGCTCCAAGTGTAGATGGGGCATTAAGCTGTTCACCACCCCCAGAGGAATACGTTGTTCTTTAGCAAACCTTGGGTGAATTAACAGCGCAGTAGCCCATTTGCTGTACGAGTGTTAAGTCGATATAGTTTTGAAATCTGGGATTTATAAATTTCCTATTTTGGGGGCATCTGTACATACCTAAGGAAAGTAATTATAACACAAGTGGCCCAAGCTCGAGATATGACCATTGGTACTGTTGCATAACGTTCAAAATTTAAGGCTTTATATGAGAGAGAAAACAGTTGTTTCTGTAGCCTATGAAATATGTGAAAGGATTTAAACAAATATcggatttaaacaaaaaaagttgtgtaACAGGAAGAAAAAACACACAACTTAAGCGAGGTTAgccgatttttatttaaaaccttttacatTAGTAGGCTACAGaaacaataaattgttttttctccCATACAAAGCCTtgtattttttaactttaagcAACAGTGCCAAAAGTCATATTTCAAGCTTGGGCTACCTGCGATTACAGCAATTTTTATTTATACGAATGATTTGAAAGGAGGTGACATTGATGGTTTCAGAGCCTGTATTTTGAAACCCTTGAGTGGTTTTACTTACACAGGTCAGGTTCAATAAGAATTAGTAGATGTACAGCGGTAATTTTTACTGACTCATTAATTCAATCTTTCAATCACTCAAATGGAAGCTGCTGAGCAGTTCGATTTccatattttttctttatataaAATAGTTATTTTGTAAGTGAAGTGTTACATGTAATTTGTGAAATacctcagttttttaaaaaacattcagTTATCAGGTAaagattaaaaatttattgtttacatgtaaatagAACAATATGATGAAGTCCTTGACGTCAGAGAAAAGAATTTTATTTGCTATTAAAACATTATGGTAAACAATGGCGCATCTTTTTCTTGTCAAGAAATAGTGACTTTACAAAGTATAATAATCGAAAAAGACGAACATTATTGAGCcataaaatattgaataaaCAACCATTGTTAAAACTATGGACTTGCCAACTTTTGATATACAAACCCCGGGGGAAAATGTCTATGAGTGGTATACTcaagttttattctttttattttgttgtccTTTGTTCCAAATGTAATAATATTTTGCTTTGATGATGGGTATGCTAATAAATGATTATGacttgaaacaaaggaaataaaatttgaagCAAGGAAtcaaattgaactacaacacgTATTCCTCAAAATTTGTTACTAAAAGAAATTTGGGATTTTGATCAGCTCTCTCACGAAGCAAGTGGGATCGATTCAGCCTTTTTGCCGTTCATGTCACTGAAGTATTTTATAGGTAATAAGATAGCTATATCGGAATCGTTCCTCGTTTGGAGTTGAATGTTGTtcacgtttttctttttgtatcaGCTTCCATTTCCTTGACTCTTCTAATTTTTGGCACGTTGCACCGTAGTTGTGCCCTTCTGGGTCAAACGTTTCACAACGAACGGTAAAAATAAACAGGCCACCTGAAAGCAAGCAAAGTTAGGTTGAGATGTTAAGATATGAATGCTCATCCTAAAAATGCACTGTCGTACATGCtggtttatttcaatttaattcGACCATCATGGTTTATGTGTTTTTTTAGTTATTCGTATCTATCTCCTTTTTTCAGTTATTCGTATCCATCTCGCTCCTCCCATTGGgtatccacccccccccctcccaaaaaaaatagcaacaatgaaaaaagaaataaacagtaAGTGCGTTgtggacgatgggaagagggaaaaggtGGGAAAGAGGAAagtaggagctgctcgtaaggtctctcGTAATTGGTtgcaggaaacaatgacatgtcatttaGTATTGTTTATGGTCAGGGAAATGCACCactggtgacttctcttcctaGCAGCCGCTACATGTGGCAGGAAAAGGCTTCCTCTCTTCCCGTTCCCACCATCCTCTGCGCGCTATTATTTTTCCCTCACGGCCAGCCTCCCAacgacacaaagaggcctctgcgaaGGAGACTCGGAGTAGCCATTATGATggtaatgaagatgatgatggtggGTTGACGATAACCACCgcgatgatgatcatgatgatgatgatgatgattgattgattacaacaaaacttgttttataacatttaaAATGTTCAGCTGTAAGACCTTTTGCACCTACCAGGTTTCACAAAACGTGCACATTGCTCAATCGCCCCAGGAGGCGTTTGTCCATACGCTATGACACCCCCACACAACACCACGTCATATTCAGCAGTTTCTATCTCCTTCATATGCGTGTCAGTCAACGGAGCACAGATCAGTTTCTTGTACAGATTTTTACTGGCCGCTAAATTTAACATTTCCTGGGAAATATCCAGTGCGTCGACATTAGTGTATCCCCGAGCTTTTAACATCTCGCCAATCCCTCCTGTGCCCGCTCCGACATCaagaatttttatgttttttgtgGAATTAGGATAAACATCGGTGGAGCTCACAGCGCGATCAAATGCCTCCACGCAGAGCAAGTGGCCTTTGTAACCCACATTTTCGCTAATCTGCAATGACAACAAAATATGTAGCCTATAATAGATATCACTTGTTTTAGCATTAATTGCTTCAAACCTTATTGAAGGAAGGTGACACCTAcggaattaaaataaaactgaatgtAACCCTGGCAATTTTAAgatacggcaaagggctgatttatgtGCTCAGCCATAACACCCAGCAGAGGCAGCCATCTGTTTTATTGCATAATTTAGAAATTAAATCTGGTTGATACAACATGTTTAAGAAAGGATGTATTAGCATCTCAGTAGTACAAAAACAATGGTAGAGGGGATCTGTGGCAAAATTTTGGCTTATTCTTATTCCGGGATACGGTCAATTAATCGCATCCTAGCCAGATGATTATGATTTCAGAGATGTCAGAGCCCAAACTGTATACGGCAGCATTTGCACAGCACAGCAAAGGTTGCACACAAAAAATCAATTAatatttcatgtaaaaaaatTGATCATTTAGGTTTTCATCAGTGAAGGGAAATTCAAGTGCTACATGCACAGTATTCACACACTCTTGCACTCTGGGTTTCCTGTAATAATCTTTTGGAATTCGGCAAAACGCAATTTGGGAGTAATTTATTTTATCCTACTGATTGGTTCCTGATCCTAGACAGTTTGAGAACAAACTGGCTCTGGAACCAGGAGGGTACTCTAGATCAAAGCTTCGATTTACAGAAAATTGCACAAACAGAGGATAACCTAACAAATGCCGTGGGCCTCTTATTGTCTAACTTTTTTTTATGATCATTGTAAAGAGGGCACAAATTAGGCACTGGGGCACTTAGTTAACAATAGTGACCTATGATAACATTAAGTACCTCTAACAACTGTGACTGGTATAACATCAGTAAGAAAAATGAACAAGGAATAAAAAGACTAATACCATTACCACCCTTAGAAAGGAGGAAACTGGACCAAGATAGCTTGTGCAAAGACTGCCGGGATCATTACAGAGGATGCGCCAGTCAACTACTGGCCAATGTTTTTGCCATGTACCCAGTAACTGTTCCAGAGGTCTTTGTGAAAGTTAAATCGGCCCGTTGTGGGAAGGTGTTTGGTTAatgaggggggcgtaaggggggtctgaaaaccgcaaaaccgcacagaaatacgccaaaaaaccgcaaaccgcataGAATTTTTTCCCGAATACCGAAACCGCGTACATGTAGGCCACAATATGAAAGCTGACGTCAGCAAGACTTGTGATATATTCTGATAACATTGTGCGTAAGCATTAAACGTACCATCATAACGCTAACGATATCTTGTACTACACTGTTGTACTCTATTTACTACTAACTAAATGCCAAGTATGCTGGTCATGTACTTGAACGAGTATCGATTATCTCCCTtgactttaatttgaaaaactCTGTCACTGATCCTGTACGTCTTACATTGGGTGACTGATTACTTTGGATGACCCTGTGCTAGTTGTGGAACGCGgaataaatgtttcttctggAATTGTGACCTTCTTGTCTCGTAAAGAGTTCACGTTCAGTGGAGAAGACGATTGTTAAAACGTACAGCTCTTCTGAAATTCTCCCCTTCCTTTCCTTCTTCATAGAAGATTGCCACGCAATTAATTATTACGTCCTCTTCGCTTTCAGTTGCGACCTCGACGACCTCAGTTGCCATTGTCGCGAATTGAATCAAAGCAATGAGAACACGAGGCTGTACGGCTGTACGGCTGTACGAGCTAACATCCGGCATGGAATTTCACGAAGTCGACGCGTCCTTAGCCAAAACGGTTAATCACATTAAGTATTAACTGGAAAAGGCCGTAATTGCAAACCACAGAGTTAAATTGTAAGCTGATATAATGAACCCTGATgcgttgtaaaacaaaacacttggcTCGCGCTTGCAAAACAACCGGATGCCGACCGTTCTAGAGTGTTATCACCGcagacacttttttttcaccgaaaaccGCGACTTAAAGGTTGTAATAACCGCAAACCGCTTAGTGTTTTGAAACCGCAATACcgcgagttaaaataaaaattaccgcaaaaccgcaccaaaaataacgcaaaaccgcatcaccgcaaacccttacgcccccctcgtTAATTTTTCAAGGAGGGTCGGCCAGCCTCTTCCAGgagttcagatagtggagaatGGTGAAAACTGGAGGGCAGAGGGGAAATAAGGTTATTTAGTGTACTGTATACCTTATCCCAGTTGGGAGCCATTTCTTCAAAAGTAAGTCTTCTTTCCTCTATGGATGAGTTCATGTTCAGATTTAAACAGCATTCTGTATACTTGCCGTCGGCACTCATGTCTTAAAGTTTTAGTCTTGAAAAACAATAAAGGATTCTTAGTACCAAGCAAACTCGTTACCAGGGTCTCTCTGAGGAAGGAAATAAAAGGAACACTCGTAGTCAGATTGAGTACCTAACAGCTGACCACTCTGAGTCACAGCTTTGCCAGCAGTGCACAAGAGAAAAGGAGAACTAAAGAAACAGATGTGGAGGAGGAATCACAGTCCTTCCTCGAACTCTCCCCATGCATTCTCCAACTCGTTCTCTAACACTGACACAAGAGAAAGAAACCTACACGCAGACATAGTCATTAAAGGGGAATGGTTATAAAACCTgttagactcctttgttatatgtttttgtttgcttttttggacctgaccgtgcacaacgttcaatagcattcctatcattgaGGAATTTACTGTCCTT
The genomic region above belongs to Porites lutea chromosome 12, jaPorLute2.1, whole genome shotgun sequence and contains:
- the LOC140921467 gene encoding methyltransferase-like protein 27 translates to MSADGKYTECCLNLNMNSSIEERRLTFEEMAPNWDKISENVGYKGHLLCVEAFDRAVSSTDVYPNSTKNIKILDVGAGTGGIGEMLKARGYTNVDALDISQEMLNLAASKNLYKKLICAPLTDTHMKEIETAEYDVVLCGGVIAYGQTPPGAIEQCARFVKPGGLFIFTVRCETFDPEGHNYGATCQKLEESRKWKLIQKEKREQHSTPNEERFRYSYLITYKILQ